From Aliarcobacter butzleri, the proteins below share one genomic window:
- a CDS encoding NifU family protein, with the protein MMPFTDEDLQNPVSSIIENKISPMLARDGGAIKLLAIKNARIFVQLQGACVGCSASSSTLKYIVEKELKSAIHPDLEIINVPQGMENNLEEL; encoded by the coding sequence ATGATGCCATTTACTGATGAAGATTTACAAAATCCAGTAAGTTCTATAATTGAAAATAAAATTTCACCAATGCTAGCACGTGATGGTGGCGCAATTAAGCTTTTAGCTATAAAAAATGCTAGAATTTTTGTGCAATTACAAGGTGCATGTGTTGGCTGTAGCGCAAGTAGTAGCACTTTAAAATATATTGTAGAAAAAGAGTTAAAATCTGCAATTCACCCTGATTTAGAGATTATTAATGTACCACAAGGTATGGAAAACAACTTAGAGGAATTATAA
- a CDS encoding UDP-N-acetylmuramoyl-L-alanyl-D-glutamate--2,6-diaminopimelate ligase — protein sequence MKLIINDKTYTDNSAEADKNSIFVVSKHNEKYLQNAKENGCIEFLNSSELKNHLDMSSIKIIGITGTNGKTTTATTIYKILLSLGFKVALQGTRGFFINETQVEDYSLTTPIQLGNFVHIQKAIQNGCQFFVMEVSSHAIEQNRIEGLTFALKIHTNITRDHLDYHKTIEEYIRVKNSFLSDESVKLVNIDDNVMKYNFTNAFTYSLKNLSDYKVTKYEFEHGMKVEFSYKEKTYTFTSMMMGIFNIYNLMASIAAVHITTQKSLEDICQTLKNFSCVSGRMEIVSLNPLVIVDFAHTPDGMDEVLKSFPNKDIICVFGAGGNRDSAKRPLMGEVAKKYSKHIIVTSDNPRFEEPKMIIEDILAGINDKSNVEVLIDRKEALKKAISLANEKSVILVLGKGDEATQIIGDKKFEFSDKDEVLKILNSKI from the coding sequence TTGAAACTAATCATAAACGATAAAACATATACAGACAATTCAGCTGAAGCTGACAAAAATTCAATTTTTGTTGTTTCAAAACATAATGAAAAATATTTACAAAATGCCAAAGAAAATGGTTGTATTGAGTTTTTAAACTCAAGTGAGTTAAAAAATCATTTAGATATGAGTTCTATAAAAATCATTGGAATAACTGGAACAAATGGTAAAACAACAACTGCAACAACAATTTATAAAATACTTTTAAGTTTAGGTTTTAAAGTTGCACTTCAAGGAACTCGTGGGTTTTTTATAAATGAAACTCAAGTTGAAGATTATTCTTTGACAACTCCAATTCAACTTGGAAATTTTGTACATATTCAAAAAGCTATTCAAAATGGTTGTCAATTTTTTGTTATGGAAGTAAGTTCTCATGCGATAGAACAAAATAGAATTGAAGGTTTAACTTTTGCTTTAAAAATTCATACAAATATTACAAGAGACCATCTTGATTATCATAAAACTATTGAAGAATATATAAGAGTTAAAAATTCATTTTTAAGTGATGAATCTGTAAAACTAGTAAATATAGATGATAATGTAATGAAATATAATTTTACAAATGCTTTTACATATTCTTTAAAAAATCTTTCTGATTATAAAGTAACTAAATATGAGTTTGAACATGGTATGAAAGTTGAGTTTTCATACAAAGAAAAAACTTATACTTTTACTTCTATGATGATGGGAATTTTTAATATTTATAATCTTATGGCAAGTATTGCTGCTGTTCATATTACAACACAAAAATCTCTTGAAGATATTTGTCAAACATTAAAAAACTTTTCTTGTGTTAGTGGACGAATGGAAATAGTTAGTTTAAATCCACTTGTAATTGTGGATTTTGCTCATACTCCTGATGGAATGGATGAAGTTTTAAAAAGCTTCCCAAATAAAGATATTATTTGTGTTTTTGGTGCAGGTGGAAATAGAGATAGTGCAAAACGACCACTTATGGGAGAAGTTGCAAAAAAATATTCAAAACATATTATTGTAACTAGCGATAATCCAAGATTTGAAGAACCAAAAATGATAATTGAAGATATTTTAGCTGGAATAAACGATAAATCAAATGTTGAAGTTTTAATCGATAGAAAAGAAGCTTTGAAAAAAGCTATATCTTTAGCAAATGAAAAAAGTGTTATTTTAGTTCTTGGAAAAGGTGATGAAGCAACGCAAATAATTGGTGATAAAAAATTTGAATTCTCTGATAAAGATGAAGTTTTAAAAATATTAAATTCTAAAATATAA
- a CDS encoding SLAC1 anion channel family protein, translated as MQEQEHIKAIPSNRLQFFPIMMFAVIMGLGGLTLVYERMTSVFFFPISVAMAILVVTVSLFFLVLFFYILKIIRFKEEVKKEFSHPIRINFFAAFSISMLILSIDFRVFSIEISEIFFIIGALFHIFFTYYTIKFWINNNLEIQHSNPAWFIPIVGNLIVPIAGVGIVDNTILYFYFSIGIFFWIILFAIILNRIIFHNQFAPKFMPTLFILIAPPAIGFISYIKLTGSLDFFAQILFNLGIFFTILVFVMYKNFVKIKFFISWWAFTFPMAAVTLSTVLMYELTKNDIYAIFAYVLTFITTIIVLLVAIATIKHMKKKEICIME; from the coding sequence ATGCAAGAACAAGAGCATATAAAAGCAATTCCTTCAAATAGATTGCAATTTTTCCCTATAATGATGTTTGCAGTGATTATGGGATTAGGTGGTTTAACTTTAGTTTATGAAAGAATGACTTCGGTTTTTTTCTTTCCAATATCTGTTGCTATGGCAATACTAGTTGTTACTGTTAGTCTGTTTTTTTTAGTTTTATTTTTTTATATATTAAAAATTATTAGGTTTAAAGAAGAAGTAAAAAAAGAGTTTTCTCATCCAATAAGAATTAATTTTTTTGCAGCTTTTTCTATTTCTATGCTTATTTTATCAATAGATTTTAGAGTTTTTTCTATAGAAATTTCAGAAATCTTTTTTATTATAGGTGCACTTTTTCATATATTCTTTACTTACTATACAATCAAATTTTGGATAAATAACAATCTTGAAATACAACACTCAAATCCAGCTTGGTTTATTCCTATTGTTGGAAATTTGATAGTTCCAATTGCTGGAGTTGGGATAGTTGATAATACAATATTATATTTTTATTTTTCAATAGGAATATTTTTTTGGATAATTTTGTTTGCTATTATTTTGAATAGAATAATTTTTCACAATCAATTTGCTCCAAAATTTATGCCAACACTTTTTATTTTAATAGCGCCTCCTGCTATTGGATTTATCTCTTACATAAAATTGACTGGAAGTTTAGATTTTTTTGCTCAAATTTTATTTAATTTAGGAATATTTTTCACAATCTTAGTTTTTGTTATGTATAAAAATTTTGTAAAAATAAAGTTTTTTATTTCATGGTGGGCATTTACATTTCCAATGGCAGCGGTTACTTTAAGTACTGTTTTAATGTATGAATTAACAAAAAATGATATTTATGCAATATTTGCTTATGTTTTAACTTTTATTACTACAATAATTGTTCTTTTAGTTGCAATTGCCACTATAAAGCATATGAAGAAAAAAGAAATTTGTATAATGGAATAA
- a CDS encoding aldo/keto reductase, producing MEFRYIGKSGLRVSSICLGTMTFGSTTDEKEAFNIMDKAYENGINFFDTAEIYPVPPKANTVGITENIVGKWLKTKQRDSIILATKVAGAASGWFVPPVRHGLTAIDSFHIKKAIEGSLKRLQTDYIDLYQMHWPDTIVPIEESLKAFDELVKEGKVRYIGTSNDSAYGLTKANETSKNKNLSRFESIQNNFSLLNPRFFDELATVCRKENISLLPYSPMAGGVLSGKYNGNFYPQDARFTSYLNNESKRVRLMADRFVNDKTLKATAKYLELAKEYNVSPVTLAISYSKHFDFVASTIIGARVLSQLDDSLKAFVFKIDDELLSKIEIIQKEILYPMG from the coding sequence ATGGAATTTAGATATATTGGAAAAAGTGGGTTAAGAGTTTCAAGTATTTGTTTAGGAACTATGACATTTGGTTCAACAACAGATGAAAAAGAAGCTTTTAATATTATGGATAAAGCTTATGAAAATGGAATAAATTTTTTTGATACAGCTGAGATTTATCCAGTACCTCCTAAAGCAAATACGGTTGGAATTACTGAAAATATAGTAGGAAAATGGTTAAAAACAAAACAAAGAGATTCTATCATCTTAGCAACTAAAGTTGCTGGTGCAGCTTCTGGTTGGTTTGTTCCACCTGTAAGACATGGACTTACTGCAATTGACTCTTTTCATATAAAAAAAGCAATTGAAGGAAGTTTAAAAAGACTTCAAACTGATTATATAGATCTTTATCAGATGCATTGGCCAGATACTATCGTGCCAATTGAAGAATCGCTAAAAGCTTTTGATGAATTAGTTAAAGAAGGAAAAGTAAGATATATTGGAACGTCAAATGATAGTGCTTATGGACTTACAAAAGCAAATGAAACTTCAAAAAATAAAAATTTATCAAGATTTGAATCAATTCAAAATAATTTTTCTTTGTTAAATCCAAGGTTTTTTGATGAATTAGCAACTGTTTGTCGAAAAGAAAATATTTCACTTTTACCATACTCTCCGATGGCAGGAGGAGTTTTAAGTGGAAAATATAATGGAAACTTTTATCCTCAAGATGCAAGATTTACAAGTTATTTAAATAATGAAAGCAAAAGAGTTAGACTTATGGCTGATAGATTTGTAAATGATAAAACACTAAAAGCAACAGCAAAATATCTTGAATTAGCAAAAGAATATAATGTTTCACCAGTAACTTTAGCTATCTCATATTCAAAACACTTCGATTTTGTAGCATCAACTATAATTGGAGCTAGAGTATTATCTCAGCTAGATGATAGCCTAAAAGCTTTTGTTTTTAAAATAGATGATGAACTTTTATCAAAAATAGAAATAATACAAAAAGAGATTTTATATCCAATGGGATAA
- a CDS encoding inorganic phosphate transporter: MSVLWDALNNIDNFAIVLLLLSLSIALFYEMINGFHDTANAVAMIIYTNSMKAGYSVIMAGIMNFIGVVLGGIGVAYVIVHLLPLDIMVSSNQNATLVMVFSLLISAVVWNLGTWYFGLPVSSSHSLIGSIVGVSIAFGMMNGFTFSQSVNWKVVYGILTALAVSPLLGFGFAFLIMKLSRKFVKNPKFFKTPTGDKKKKPNFWMRTGIIATGAGVSFAHGSNDGQKGIGLIMIILIGILPTYYALNMEAHQYKIMQTRDSAANLAKFYADNNDTLTKLLEEKRLISALKIENKIAECNVNQVYNTTLEISKKLDGLKSYSELSKEDRWKIHTAVLCSDNFFGQVERAYKLIDKDKSDYIADQRKQMITSTEYVPFWVIFAVALMLGIGTMIGYKRVVHTIGEKIGSKPINHMQGTVSQAMAMITILLANFAHAPVSTTHIVSSAVAGTMVAEPDGGVQKKTINTILIAWIFTLPVTAIMGAAIYVALSYITKIA, from the coding sequence ATGTCTGTCTTGTGGGATGCTTTAAATAATATTGATAACTTTGCAATAGTTTTATTACTTTTGTCATTAAGTATCGCATTATTTTATGAGATGATTAATGGTTTTCATGATACTGCAAATGCTGTTGCAATGATTATATATACTAATTCTATGAAAGCAGGATATTCTGTTATCATGGCTGGAATTATGAACTTTATAGGAGTTGTTTTAGGGGGAATTGGTGTTGCTTATGTTATTGTGCATTTGTTACCGCTTGATATAATGGTTTCTTCAAATCAAAATGCTACTTTAGTAATGGTTTTCTCATTATTGATATCTGCTGTTGTTTGGAATTTAGGAACATGGTATTTTGGTTTACCAGTTTCTAGTTCACACTCTTTAATAGGTTCAATCGTAGGTGTTAGTATCGCTTTTGGTATGATGAATGGATTTACTTTCTCTCAAAGTGTAAATTGGAAAGTTGTTTATGGTATTTTAACAGCATTAGCTGTTTCTCCTTTATTAGGTTTTGGTTTTGCTTTTTTGATTATGAAACTATCAAGAAAATTTGTTAAAAATCCAAAGTTTTTTAAAACACCAACTGGAGATAAAAAAAAGAAACCAAATTTCTGGATGAGAACTGGAATCATAGCAACTGGTGCAGGAGTTAGTTTTGCACATGGTTCAAATGATGGTCAAAAAGGAATTGGTCTTATTATGATTATTCTTATTGGGATTTTACCAACTTATTATGCTTTAAATATGGAAGCTCATCAATATAAAATTATGCAAACTAGAGATAGTGCTGCAAATCTAGCAAAATTCTATGCAGATAATAATGATACTCTTACAAAACTTCTAGAAGAAAAAAGACTTATCAGTGCACTAAAAATAGAAAATAAAATTGCAGAGTGTAATGTTAACCAAGTATATAACACAACATTAGAAATTTCTAAAAAATTAGATGGATTAAAATCGTACTCTGAACTTTCAAAAGAAGATAGATGGAAAATCCATACAGCTGTTTTATGTTCTGATAACTTCTTTGGTCAAGTTGAACGAGCTTATAAATTAATAGATAAAGATAAATCTGATTATATAGCAGATCAAAGAAAACAAATGATTACTTCAACTGAATATGTTCCATTTTGGGTAATTTTTGCAGTTGCTTTAATGCTAGGAATTGGAACTATGATAGGTTACAAAAGAGTAGTGCATACTATTGGAGAAAAAATTGGCTCTAAACCAATCAACCATATGCAAGGTACAGTATCTCAAGCAATGGCAATGATAACTATTTTATTAGCAAACTTTGCTCATGCTCCTGTTAGTACAACTCATATTGTTTCTAGTGCTGTTGCTGGAACTATGGTTGCTGAACCAGATGGTGGAGTACAAAAAAAGACTATTAATACAATTTTAATTGCATGGATTTTTACTTTACCTGTTACAGCTATAATGGGAGCAGCTATTTATGTAGCTTTAAGTTATATAACAAAAATTGCTTAA
- a CDS encoding methyl-accepting chemotaxis protein, which translates to MFARMNIAQRLYSGFGIIILLIVIITIVGINRVNKIDNTLQEIVEVNSVKQRYAMNFRGSVHDRAIAIRDVVLSENSNSDLFKISTQHISSLEKYYEESAKPMDQIFAKKENIDNKEIEILNNIKEIEKKTLPLVKEIIKLKNENNSIQASKILLDEASPAFTSWLKVINEFIDYQEAKNLKATPIAREIAKSFSFSMISILVISLIIGIVTAYLISSSLSKAANEVSKGLEGFFAFVNKQTNKSTTIELYSQDEFGKMAKIINENIHQTEENLKKDEEFVKDVSRFINELKSGNMLAKLEKDSNTPSLQELKNLLSQLQDYLEHTIARDLNNLLGVLESYKHQDFTKRFDKPYAKVAVTINELGDVISNLLKQSLEVGITLESSSNKLIQNVNSLNSSATNAAASLEETASALEEITSTVINNANNVVQMSKYSNEVSSSAKKGQELARSTTNAMDDITKQVNAINEAIGVIDNIAFQTNILSLNAAVEAATAGEAGKGFAVVAQEVRNLATRSAEAAREIKNIVENATSKANEGKQISNEMIKGYEELLENITKTTQMIDEISRASKEQEKGITQINDAVTGLDQQTQQNASIANQTREIALQTDNIAKEIVSNAMDKEFIGKDKIVRMTV; encoded by the coding sequence ATGTTCGCTAGAATGAACATCGCACAAAGATTATATAGTGGTTTTGGTATTATTATTTTATTAATAGTGATTATTACGATAGTTGGTATAAATAGAGTTAATAAGATTGACAATACTTTACAAGAGATTGTTGAAGTTAACTCAGTAAAACAAAGATATGCAATGAATTTTAGAGGAAGTGTACACGATAGAGCTATTGCAATAAGAGATGTTGTTTTATCTGAAAATTCAAATAGTGATTTATTCAAAATATCTACACAACATATATCAAGCTTAGAAAAATATTATGAAGAATCTGCAAAACCTATGGATCAGATTTTTGCAAAAAAAGAGAATATTGATAATAAAGAGATTGAAATATTAAATAACATCAAAGAAATTGAAAAGAAAACTCTTCCTTTAGTTAAAGAGATTATAAAACTAAAGAATGAAAACAATTCTATTCAAGCATCAAAAATATTATTAGATGAAGCTAGTCCAGCATTTACATCTTGGTTAAAAGTTATAAATGAATTTATTGATTATCAAGAAGCAAAAAATTTAAAAGCTACTCCAATAGCTAGAGAAATAGCAAAAAGTTTTTCATTTTCTATGATTTCTATATTAGTTATATCTTTAATCATCGGAATTGTTACTGCATATCTTATCTCAAGTTCATTATCAAAAGCAGCTAATGAAGTAAGTAAAGGATTAGAAGGTTTTTTTGCATTTGTTAATAAACAAACAAATAAATCAACAACTATTGAGTTATATTCACAAGATGAATTTGGAAAAATGGCTAAAATAATAAATGAAAACATTCATCAAACAGAAGAAAATTTGAAAAAAGATGAAGAGTTTGTAAAAGATGTTTCAAGATTTATAAATGAATTAAAATCAGGTAATATGCTTGCAAAACTTGAAAAAGATTCAAATACTCCAAGTTTACAAGAACTAAAAAATCTATTATCTCAATTACAAGATTATTTAGAACATACAATTGCAAGAGATTTAAATAATTTACTTGGAGTTTTAGAAAGTTATAAACACCAAGATTTTACAAAAAGATTTGATAAACCTTATGCAAAAGTTGCTGTAACGATAAATGAATTAGGAGATGTAATTTCTAATCTTTTAAAACAATCTTTAGAAGTTGGTATTACTTTAGAAAGTTCATCAAATAAATTAATCCAAAATGTAAACTCTTTAAATTCAAGTGCAACAAACGCAGCTGCAAGTCTTGAAGAAACAGCATCAGCATTAGAAGAGATTACTTCAACTGTTATAAATAATGCAAATAATGTTGTGCAAATGAGTAAATATTCAAATGAAGTTAGCTCTTCTGCTAAAAAAGGTCAAGAGTTAGCAAGAAGTACAACAAATGCAATGGATGATATAACAAAACAAGTAAATGCAATAAATGAAGCAATAGGTGTAATAGATAATATAGCCTTTCAAACAAATATTCTTTCACTTAATGCGGCTGTTGAAGCAGCAACTGCTGGAGAAGCAGGAAAAGGATTTGCAGTTGTTGCGCAAGAAGTAAGAAACTTAGCCACTAGAAGTGCAGAAGCAGCAAGAGAGATAAAAAATATAGTAGAAAATGCAACAAGTAAAGCAAATGAAGGTAAACAAATCAGTAATGAGATGATAAAAGGTTATGAAGAATTACTTGAAAATATTACAAAAACAACTCAAATGATTGATGAAATTTCGAGAGCTTCAAAAGAGCAAGAAAAAGGAATTACACAAATAAATGATGCGGTTACAGGATTAGATCAACAAACTCAACAAAATGCTTCTATTGCAAATCAAACAAGAGAAATAGCTCTTCAAACAGATAATATTGCAAAAGAGATTGTATCAAATGCTATGGATAAAGAGTTTATAGGAAAAGATAAAATTGTTCGAATGACAGTTTAA
- a CDS encoding YbgC/FadM family acyl-CoA thioesterase, with translation MDLRVYYEYTDFGGVVYHSNYLNFCERARSELFFQKGLSPHNNDEFFVVRSATIDWIKPAVFGDLLEVKTKLIEKKSASIVMYQEILRNDEVIFKATFKLAFLKNFKPAKIPLEIFEILE, from the coding sequence ATGGATTTAAGAGTCTATTATGAATATACTGATTTTGGTGGAGTTGTTTATCACTCAAACTATTTAAATTTTTGCGAACGAGCAAGAAGTGAACTTTTTTTTCAAAAAGGTTTAAGTCCTCACAACAATGATGAGTTTTTTGTTGTAAGAAGTGCAACAATTGACTGGATAAAACCAGCTGTTTTTGGTGATTTATTAGAAGTTAAAACAAAACTAATTGAGAAAAAATCAGCTTCTATTGTAATGTATCAAGAGATATTGCGAAATGATGAGGTGATTTTTAAAGCTACTTTTAAACTAGCTTTTTTAAAAAACTTTAAACCAGCAAAAATTCCTTTAGAGATTTTTGAAATTTTAGAGTAA
- a CDS encoding phospholipase D-like domain-containing protein produces the protein MLKIILISFLFVINLYSSEVYLLPKQSDDAESKISELIQEANSEIFIAMYNFSYKKFADDLIEASKHGVRITVLFDQKKTKKDDEILDLLRENGIKTVVNKDKNKMHLKVVLIDSKTAIIGSTNWTKESFEENYDLIYITDDKKLILKLKEFVSKI, from the coding sequence ATGTTAAAAATAATACTAATATCTTTTTTGTTTGTCATAAATTTATATTCGAGTGAAGTTTATTTACTTCCAAAACAGTCTGATGATGCAGAAAGTAAAATAAGTGAGCTTATACAAGAAGCCAACTCAGAGATATTTATAGCAATGTACAATTTTTCATATAAAAAGTTTGCAGATGATTTGATTGAAGCTTCAAAACATGGTGTAAGAATTACAGTATTATTTGATCAAAAAAAGACAAAAAAAGATGATGAAATACTTGATTTATTAAGAGAAAATGGTATAAAAACTGTTGTAAATAAAGATAAAAACAAAATGCATCTAAAAGTTGTTTTGATTGATTCAAAAACTGCAATAATTGGAAGTACAAACTGGACAAAAGAGTCTTTTGAAGAAAATTACGATTTAATTTATATAACTGATGATAAAAAGCTTATTTTAAAATTAAAAGAGTTTGTGAGCAAAATTTGA
- a CDS encoding M48 family metallopeptidase — protein sequence MLEIFVIAFCIYFAFNIYTSFMQIGFIKEARNLKAIILDSNKYLEAADYAIEKEKLALASTFYDFVLFILWIGFGLSYLDSLVQIDSYWLKAIVFVDLFIIINWILTLPFELYSTFKLNKKYEFSNITPALFIKDTIKTGVLFLVFGSLVIAGISFIINNFPSWWIFGFVFIFAVIILINMLYPVIRDKMFDKFEKLKDKELEEKIEKLLDEVGFKSSGVFSVDASKRDNRLNAYFGGLGSTKRVVLFDTLVEKLTHNELLAVLGHELGHFKNGDILKNIGIMGFVMFVFFAIFGNLSDELFLGLNLQNEPYAIITVFLIFSPILSFFLMPLISLISRHNEYAADSFGSNLATKEDLVTALLKLANENKSFPLSHPLYIFFYYSHPPLIERFKELGYDVHTKEFKK from the coding sequence GTGTTAGAAATATTTGTTATAGCATTTTGTATTTACTTTGCATTCAATATTTATACTTCATTTATGCAAATAGGTTTTATAAAAGAGGCAAGAAATTTAAAAGCTATTATTTTAGATTCAAATAAATATCTTGAAGCTGCTGATTATGCAATTGAAAAAGAAAAACTTGCGCTTGCTTCAACATTTTATGATTTTGTTTTATTTATTTTATGGATTGGTTTTGGTTTATCATATTTAGATTCTTTAGTTCAAATTGATTCATACTGGTTAAAAGCTATTGTTTTTGTGGATTTATTTATTATTATAAATTGGATTTTGACTTTACCATTTGAACTTTATTCAACTTTTAAACTAAATAAAAAATATGAATTTTCAAATATTACACCAGCACTTTTTATAAAAGATACTATAAAAACTGGAGTTTTATTTTTAGTTTTTGGTTCACTTGTAATTGCAGGAATTTCATTTATTATCAATAACTTTCCTTCTTGGTGGATTTTTGGATTTGTATTTATTTTTGCTGTAATCATACTTATAAATATGCTTTATCCAGTGATTCGTGACAAAATGTTTGATAAATTTGAAAAACTAAAAGATAAAGAACTTGAAGAAAAAATAGAAAAACTTTTAGATGAAGTAGGTTTTAAAAGTAGTGGAGTTTTTAGTGTTGATGCAAGTAAAAGAGATAATAGATTAAATGCTTATTTTGGTGGATTAGGAAGTACAAAAAGAGTTGTTTTATTTGATACTTTAGTTGAAAAATTAACTCACAATGAATTACTTGCTGTTTTAGGACATGAGTTAGGACACTTTAAAAATGGTGATATTTTAAAAAATATTGGGATTATGGGATTTGTAATGTTTGTATTTTTTGCTATTTTTGGAAATTTAAGTGATGAACTATTTTTAGGACTAAATTTACAAAATGAACCTTATGCAATCATAACTGTATTTTTGATATTTTCTCCTATTTTATCATTTTTCTTAATGCCATTAATCTCTCTTATTTCAAGACACAATGAATATGCAGCTGATAGTTTTGGTTCAAACTTAGCAACAAAAGAGGATTTAGTAACTGCTTTATTAAAACTTGCAAATGAAAATAAATCATTTCCTTTATCTCATCCTTTGTACATTTTTTTCTACTACTCTCATCCTCCACTAATTGAGAGATTTAAAGAGTTGGGATACGATGTTCATACAAAAGAGTTTAAAAAATGA
- a CDS encoding DNA recombination protein RmuC yields MITIDYLVLIAIFLIIFVIFFAIIFTLKQKYQNIINSYLLKISTLEELSKVEKENLKEKINFLENNKQQMKLEFENLANKLFDEKEKKSTTNLTFVLSSFKEQLDSFSKRVNDIYNDETKQRSSLLTEIKNLKELNNQISNDAINLTKALKGQNKTQGDWGEMILSSILDQTGLREGKEYTIQGSFTSAEGKRLRPDVIVHLPSNKDIVIDSKVSLNAYINYSKAENEDEKQQASKELVKSITSHIKDLSSKSYENIDGVRTLDFVLMFIPIEGAFLLATSSDDNLFKLAFDNNIMLVSPSTLYVTLRTIENIWRNEHQNENAQLISKKAADLYDKFVAFVGDIEDIGTNITRTQKAYDGAMNKLSSGNGNLIRRTEEFLELGVKPKKQLPNRYLSVEE; encoded by the coding sequence ATGATAACTATTGACTATCTTGTTTTAATAGCTATTTTTTTAATAATATTTGTGATATTTTTTGCGATTATTTTTACTTTAAAGCAAAAATATCAAAATATTATAAACTCATATTTACTTAAAATATCAACATTAGAAGAGTTATCAAAAGTAGAAAAAGAGAATCTAAAAGAAAAAATAAACTTTTTAGAAAACAATAAACAACAAATGAAATTAGAGTTTGAAAATCTAGCAAATAAACTTTTTGATGAAAAAGAGAAAAAATCTACTACAAATTTAACTTTTGTTTTGAGTTCATTTAAAGAGCAGTTAGACTCTTTTTCTAAAAGAGTAAATGATATTTATAATGATGAAACAAAACAAAGAAGTTCTCTTTTAACAGAGATAAAAAATCTAAAAGAGCTAAATAATCAAATCTCAAATGATGCTATAAATCTAACAAAAGCTTTAAAAGGACAAAATAAAACTCAAGGTGATTGGGGAGAGATGATTTTGTCTTCAATTTTAGATCAAACTGGACTTAGAGAAGGAAAAGAGTATACAATTCAAGGTTCTTTTACATCAGCTGAAGGAAAAAGATTAAGACCTGATGTAATAGTTCATTTACCTTCAAATAAAGATATAGTTATAGATTCAAAAGTATCATTAAATGCTTATATAAATTATAGTAAAGCTGAAAATGAAGATGAAAAACAACAAGCTTCAAAAGAGTTAGTTAAATCTATAACTTCACATATAAAAGATTTGAGTTCAAAAAGTTATGAAAATATTGATGGTGTTAGAACTTTAGATTTTGTTTTAATGTTTATTCCTATTGAAGGAGCATTTTTACTTGCTACTTCAAGTGATGATAATCTTTTTAAATTAGCATTTGATAACAATATCATGTTAGTTTCTCCTTCTACTTTATATGTGACACTTAGAACTATTGAAAATATTTGGCGAAACGAACATCAAAATGAAAATGCTCAATTGATTTCAAAAAAAGCAGCTGATTTATATGATAAGTTTGTTGCTTTTGTAGGTGATATTGAAGATATTGGAACAAATATTACTAGAACACAAAAAGCTTATGATGGAGCTATGAATAAGTTAAGTAGTGGAAATGGTAATTTAATAAGAAGAACAGAAGAGTTTTTAGAACTTGGTGTAAAACCTAAAAAACAGTTACCAAATAGATATTTAAGTGTTGAAGAATAA